One stretch of Alcaligenes aquatilis DNA includes these proteins:
- the rpmA gene encoding 50S ribosomal protein L27, with the protein MAQKKGGGSTRNGRDSQAKRLGVKVYGGQVISAGGIIVRQRGTQFHPGVNVGIGKDHTLFSLVDGKVKFSVTGALNKRTVSVVAGE; encoded by the coding sequence ATGGCACAGAAGAAAGGCGGCGGCTCTACGCGGAACGGCCGTGACTCACAGGCCAAACGTCTGGGCGTTAAAGTCTACGGCGGTCAGGTAATTTCGGCTGGCGGCATCATTGTTCGTCAGCGCGGCACTCAGTTTCACCCCGGCGTGAACGTGGGTATTGGTAAAGACCACACCCTGTTCTCCCTGGTCGATGGCAAAGTCAAATTTTCCGTCACTGGTGCTCTGAACAAGCGTACCGTTTCGGTCGTTGCTGGCGAATAA
- the rplU gene encoding 50S ribosomal protein L21 — protein MYAVIKTGGKQYRITAGQKLKIEQIPADIGQEISLDQVLSVGEGEALQIGAPFVAGAVVKATVLAQGRHDKIKIFKMRRRKHYRKTQGHRQNYTEIRIEAINA, from the coding sequence ATGTACGCGGTTATAAAAACCGGCGGTAAGCAATATCGCATTACTGCTGGCCAAAAACTCAAAATAGAACAGATACCGGCAGACATTGGGCAAGAAATTTCGCTTGACCAGGTTCTGTCCGTCGGCGAAGGTGAAGCACTGCAAATCGGTGCTCCTTTCGTTGCTGGTGCTGTGGTCAAGGCTACCGTTCTTGCGCAAGGCCGTCACGACAAAATCAAGATTTTCAAAATGCGCCGTCGCAAGCACTACCGCAAAACGCAAGGCCATCGTCAAAACTACACCGAAATCCGCATCGAAGCGATCAACGCCTAA